The following proteins are co-located in the Heliorestis convoluta genome:
- a CDS encoding 4Fe-4S binding protein — protein sequence MEKNSLDPSTNQKEPNAACQQEDLKANSIHVEDKTTSPNAKPINLLQNKWIRAIFDSSLYPKIFQWAGFVVFAIIIYAALFGSTLPHNNFGIAATWVLWWPIIPLFFFLLGRFWCAICPFAWLNDIVQKYFGAGKPVPVFLRKYGIWIIDAFFILITWADHIWGIVESPRGSGYLLLIIVAMVVFAAAFWQRRTFCRYICFIGGLSGNYARSGILELRATPEKCKVCTTQACYKGGDKAPGCPVFEFPRTMEDNTKCNLCGHCIKNCPNDSLRLTPRVPTKELWYIRKPRFAEAALAIIIMGIVLVQNVTMLDIWPSMLAFTQSLLHTDSFNIAFTAIFATFMALPFAALWLTSLISRQGSESIVYNMTIFGYAIIPLDLAAHMGHNLFHLLTEIKAVWYSLIALFTGTMPEGSLAIVSSGPTIYWMQMGMLVLGFIGSAYSAYRIAGYHYPGKSSRLKALIPHLVFLLIFLLINVYIFNLPMAHRV from the coding sequence GTGGAAAAGAACAGCCTTGATCCATCAACGAATCAAAAAGAACCCAACGCCGCTTGTCAACAAGAGGATCTAAAAGCAAATTCAATTCATGTTGAAGATAAAACTACTTCTCCAAATGCGAAGCCTATTAATTTGTTGCAAAACAAGTGGATCCGAGCTATTTTTGACAGCTCCTTATACCCTAAAATCTTTCAATGGGCTGGCTTTGTCGTCTTTGCAATTATCATCTATGCGGCACTTTTCGGCTCAACGTTGCCTCACAATAACTTTGGTATCGCTGCAACCTGGGTTCTCTGGTGGCCGATTATTCCCCTTTTCTTCTTCTTGCTTGGTCGTTTCTGGTGCGCCATTTGCCCTTTTGCCTGGCTAAACGATATTGTGCAGAAGTATTTTGGCGCTGGTAAACCTGTACCCGTTTTTTTACGCAAGTACGGTATCTGGATTATTGATGCTTTCTTTATTTTAATTACCTGGGCTGACCATATCTGGGGCATCGTAGAGTCACCGCGTGGCTCTGGTTATTTACTCTTAATCATCGTGGCCATGGTCGTTTTTGCCGCCGCTTTCTGGCAGCGTCGAACTTTTTGTCGCTATATTTGCTTTATTGGCGGTCTCTCAGGCAACTACGCCCGCTCCGGTATTTTGGAGCTACGGGCAACACCAGAAAAATGTAAAGTTTGTACAACGCAAGCTTGCTATAAAGGTGGCGATAAAGCGCCCGGTTGTCCTGTTTTTGAGTTTCCGCGGACCATGGAAGATAATACAAAATGTAATTTGTGCGGTCACTGTATTAAGAATTGCCCCAATGACTCTCTCCGTCTGACACCGCGCGTTCCAACGAAAGAACTCTGGTATATCCGCAAGCCTCGCTTTGCTGAAGCTGCCTTAGCGATTATCATTATGGGTATTGTACTTGTACAAAACGTAACCATGCTTGATATCTGGCCATCTATGCTCGCTTTTACCCAGTCTTTGCTTCATACCGATAGCTTTAACATTGCTTTCACCGCCATTTTTGCTACCTTTATGGCACTGCCTTTTGCAGCGCTTTGGCTAACCAGTCTTATCTCTAGACAGGGCTCAGAAAGCATTGTTTATAATATGACCATTTTCGGCTATGCCATCATTCCTCTTGATCTAGCTGCTCATATGGGGCATAACCTCTTCCATCTGCTTACAGAAATTAAAGCGGTCTGGTACTCTCTCATTGCTCTCTTTACAGGAACCATGCCCGAAGGTTCTTTGGCCATTGTCAGCAGTGGCCCTACCATCTACTGGATGCAAATGGGCATGCTGGTTTTAGGCTTCATCGGATCAGCCTACAGTGCCTACCGCATTGCTGGATATCACTATCCAGGCAAATCTAGCAGATTGAAAGCACTGATCCCCCATCTAGTTTTTCTCCTCATCTTCTTGTTGATTAACGTTTATATCTTTAACTTGCCCATGGCTCATCGTGTATAA
- a CDS encoding response regulator transcription factor, producing MLLLIESTNKQTILVIEDEKTIVDVLEAYLVKEGFKVVTALTGSAGWSTFQRLKPDLVLLDLMLPDYSGEELCQMIRKESDVPILMLTAKSQQEDIIEGLSLGADDYVIKPFSPKEVIARVKALLRRSMSATVPLADKLNFHDGALVIDISKHEVSKKGQAVNLTPAEFKLLLTLARYPGRTYSRSELLDRVLGDTADVYERTIDGHIKNLRQKIEDDSKKPSWILTVFGAGYKFSSERFS from the coding sequence GTGCTTCTTCTGATAGAATCTACAAACAAGCAAACCATTCTTGTCATTGAAGATGAAAAAACGATTGTCGATGTTCTAGAAGCCTATTTGGTGAAAGAAGGTTTTAAAGTCGTCACAGCACTGACTGGTTCAGCAGGCTGGTCAACTTTTCAAAGGCTCAAACCGGATCTAGTTCTACTTGATTTGATGCTACCTGATTATTCAGGAGAAGAACTTTGTCAAATGATTCGCAAAGAAAGTGATGTTCCTATTTTGATGCTTACAGCAAAGTCACAACAAGAAGATATAATCGAAGGCTTGAGCTTGGGTGCTGATGATTATGTCATCAAGCCTTTTAGTCCCAAAGAAGTAATTGCACGAGTTAAGGCACTCTTAAGGCGATCTATGAGCGCAACTGTACCCTTGGCTGACAAGTTGAACTTTCACGATGGTGCTTTGGTAATCGATATTTCCAAGCATGAAGTTTCTAAAAAAGGGCAGGCCGTCAATCTAACACCGGCAGAATTTAAGCTCTTGCTTACTTTGGCGCGCTATCCAGGCCGAACTTACAGCCGTTCAGAGCTTCTCGACAGAGTGCTTGGCGATACAGCCGATGTCTACGAAAGAACCATAGATGGTCACATAAAAAACTTACGCCAAAAAATTGAAGATGACTCCAAAAAGCCCTCTTGGATCCTCACCGTTTTTGGAGCAGGCTATAAGTTTTCCAGTGAGCGATTTTCATGA
- a CDS encoding zinc-ribbon domain containing protein yields the protein MFQDKVLTCKDCGAEFEFTASEQEFYAEKGFTNEPGRCPQCRAARKAQNNNNRGGYREERQMYPVTCSSCGVETTVPFQPRGDKPVYCRDCFQPQPRNNRW from the coding sequence ATGTTTCAAGACAAAGTGTTAACATGTAAAGATTGTGGAGCCGAATTCGAATTTACTGCTTCCGAGCAGGAGTTCTACGCAGAAAAAGGATTTACCAACGAGCCTGGCCGTTGCCCACAATGCCGTGCTGCTCGTAAAGCACAAAACAACAATAACAGAGGCGGCTACCGCGAAGAACGTCAAATGTACCCAGTAACTTGCTCCAGCTGTGGTGTGGAAACGACTGTTCCTTTCCAACCTCGTGGCGATAAGCCTGTTTACTGCCGTGACTGCTTCCAGCCCCAGCCTCGCAACAACCGCTGGTAA
- a CDS encoding MFS transporter, whose translation MPTENKTSIWTKSFIYICLVNFLIFGALQVILPTLPVYVKELGGDASQVGLIIGLFTVTAMLSRPFSGFIIDKWGRRSLLVIGLVLYAFLSYSYILAYSVLMLLLIRLLHGVVWGATTTATGTVATDLLPSVRLGEGMGYFGLTSALSMATFPALGLFIIEQYDFFTLFILAMALGIVGAFIALLIEYKEPTSNELLLKQKAPTQEKEIGQKKKVERKEIKKKLQNLFEPQAYKPSIVMFFITTTFGAIISFIALYADELAIGQVGLFFSFYALTLIAGRPFAGRQIDQGRIHGIVGAGLVALLVSLILLAQANSITTFMLSGSIYGVGMAFTMPALQTLSVQGVPYHRRGAANGTFFTFFDLGLGLGAIGWGFVALFIGYRWMYALSSLPVILAGLVYFIKKEKEVSPVDR comes from the coding sequence TTGCCTACAGAAAACAAAACATCTATCTGGACGAAAAGCTTTATTTATATCTGTCTCGTCAATTTTCTTATCTTCGGCGCCTTACAGGTTATACTACCAACTTTACCGGTATATGTAAAAGAATTGGGTGGCGATGCAAGTCAAGTAGGGCTGATTATTGGCCTTTTTACCGTTACAGCCATGCTTTCACGCCCTTTTTCCGGCTTTATCATAGATAAGTGGGGTCGCAGAAGCCTTTTGGTGATAGGCTTAGTTCTCTATGCCTTCTTATCCTATAGTTACATCCTAGCCTACTCGGTCCTTATGCTTCTGTTGATCCGATTGCTCCATGGTGTTGTTTGGGGTGCTACAACGACAGCAACTGGGACCGTCGCGACAGACTTACTACCATCAGTTCGTTTGGGAGAAGGCATGGGTTACTTTGGGCTGACATCGGCTTTGTCTATGGCGACCTTCCCTGCACTAGGACTTTTTATCATAGAGCAATACGACTTTTTCACTTTATTTATACTTGCTATGGCTTTGGGAATCGTTGGTGCTTTTATTGCTTTACTTATTGAATACAAGGAGCCAACAAGCAATGAACTTTTATTGAAGCAGAAAGCACCAACCCAAGAGAAAGAGATTGGGCAAAAGAAAAAAGTTGAAAGAAAAGAAATTAAGAAAAAGCTTCAAAATTTATTTGAACCGCAAGCCTACAAGCCTTCTATTGTTATGTTTTTTATCACTACAACTTTTGGAGCGATTATTTCCTTTATTGCACTCTATGCAGACGAACTGGCAATTGGACAAGTGGGACTTTTTTTCAGCTTCTATGCATTGACTCTGATTGCAGGGCGACCTTTTGCAGGTCGTCAAATCGATCAGGGTCGAATCCATGGGATTGTCGGAGCAGGACTGGTTGCACTACTTGTCAGCTTGATTTTGCTAGCCCAAGCAAATAGCATTACGACTTTCATGCTGTCAGGCTCCATCTATGGTGTTGGCATGGCTTTTACCATGCCAGCTTTACAAACACTGTCTGTTCAAGGTGTGCCTTATCACAGAAGGGGCGCTGCTAACGGCACTTTTTTTACCTTTTTTGATCTTGGTTTAGGTTTAGGCGCCATTGGCTGGGGTTTTGTTGCCCTTTTTATTGGATATCGCTGGATGTATGCTCTTTCATCCCTTCCAGTAATCTTGGCGGGGTTGGTCTACTTTATAAAAAAAGAAAAAGAAGTAAGCCCTGTTGATAGATAG
- a CDS encoding GAF domain-containing hybrid sensor histidine kinase/response regulator, whose protein sequence is MFEDINNNIKISCENVSCDIISEWQSIIDLVTRLSGTRVGLIMRICSGEIEVFVASNSQGNPYKIKDKEALYDSGLYCERVIKTQSKLLVPNALKSDEWNNNPDLKYGLIAYLGFPIRKPNGSVFGTICLLDDKENLYSNSIIELMEKMRDMIEGHLKITTLLAQNVKQFKTIKEKMIQLDQAYKKAEEATRAKSDFLAIMSHEIRTPLNGILGMNHLLSETSLTEEQREFTEAISDSAEVLLHVLNDILDFSKLEAAKMRLEDTVFNLRQIAISVINLFKKKVGKNGLNLSLAMPSEVDDWVIGDRNRLRQILINLVSNAIKFTIQGEVLIQITIESKDNDIMKVKFEVKDTGIGIKEEVIHNIFNPFIQADSSTTRLYGGTGLGLSISKQLVELMGGEIGVTSKIGEGSLFWFSIPYQTVAEPVHQNQVDSFDNGPAKTYPVWELEKPVLLVEDNQVNQKVALNLLSKMGLTVDIANNGLEAIHSLQKKEYDLILMDCHMPEMDGFQATEAIRKWESKKNQRTPIVAMTALAMQGDKDRCLRAGMDDYISKPIKLEQLIPVFERWLPG, encoded by the coding sequence ATGTTTGAAGATATTAACAATAACATAAAAATATCTTGTGAAAACGTATCATGCGATATTATATCAGAGTGGCAAAGTATTATTGATCTTGTAACAAGATTATCTGGCACACGTGTAGGGCTAATCATGCGTATCTGTTCAGGCGAAATTGAGGTCTTTGTTGCCAGCAATAGCCAAGGTAACCCTTATAAAATCAAAGATAAAGAAGCCCTTTATGATTCTGGATTATACTGTGAAAGAGTAATAAAAACACAGAGTAAGTTGCTGGTGCCCAATGCCTTGAAATCTGATGAGTGGAACAATAATCCAGACCTTAAATACGGTCTAATAGCGTACCTTGGTTTCCCCATCCGAAAGCCAAACGGTAGCGTATTTGGTACCATATGTTTGTTAGATGATAAAGAGAATTTATATTCCAATAGTATCATCGAATTGATGGAAAAAATGAGAGATATGATTGAGGGTCATCTCAAAATAACGACCCTTCTTGCGCAAAATGTTAAGCAATTCAAGACAATAAAGGAAAAGATGATTCAACTCGATCAGGCTTATAAAAAAGCAGAAGAAGCCACTCGAGCAAAGAGTGATTTTCTTGCTATAATGAGCCATGAGATTCGCACCCCCTTGAATGGAATTCTAGGCATGAATCATTTACTGTCAGAAACTTCTCTCACTGAGGAGCAACGAGAATTTACAGAAGCCATTTCAGACTCAGCTGAAGTGCTTCTCCATGTTCTCAATGATATACTAGATTTTTCGAAGCTCGAAGCTGCTAAAATGCGTCTTGAGGACACTGTTTTCAATTTACGTCAAATTGCTATAAGTGTGATTAATCTTTTTAAGAAAAAGGTAGGGAAAAATGGTCTAAATCTATCCTTAGCAATGCCAAGCGAAGTAGATGATTGGGTTATCGGAGATCGAAACAGGTTGCGTCAAATTTTAATCAATTTGGTATCGAATGCGATCAAATTTACCATTCAGGGTGAAGTATTAATTCAAATTACTATAGAGTCAAAAGATAATGACATCATGAAAGTAAAGTTCGAAGTAAAAGACACGGGTATAGGAATTAAGGAAGAAGTTATTCATAATATTTTCAACCCTTTTATTCAGGCAGATTCTTCAACAACGCGTCTCTATGGTGGTACCGGGCTTGGTTTGAGCATTTCAAAACAATTGGTTGAACTCATGGGCGGAGAAATTGGTGTTACTAGTAAGATCGGTGAGGGCTCCCTCTTCTGGTTCTCGATTCCTTATCAAACCGTAGCCGAACCTGTACATCAAAATCAAGTTGATTCGTTTGACAACGGTCCTGCAAAAACCTATCCAGTTTGGGAGCTGGAAAAGCCAGTCTTACTTGTTGAAGATAATCAAGTAAATCAAAAAGTAGCTCTGAACCTTTTAAGCAAAATGGGTTTGACTGTGGATATTGCCAATAACGGTTTAGAAGCTATTCATTCGCTACAGAAAAAGGAATATGACCTTATTCTCATGGATTGCCATATGCCAGAAATGGATGGTTTTCAGGCTACCGAAGCGATCCGAAAATGGGAATCCAAAAAGAATCAACGGACACCAATTGTTGCTATGACCGCATTGGCAATGCAAGGAGATAAAGATAGGTGCCTTCGTGCGGGAATGGATGATTATATCAGTAAGCCAATTAAACTGGAGCAACTTATCCCTGTCTTTGAGCGGTGGCTTCCCGGGTAA
- a CDS encoding S-layer homology domain-containing protein: MRKRIISTVLALSLIATPLSALAAPIQFQDVTTNSMEYRHISKLSSLGVIKGRGDGTFGSRDPVKHLEALVMVMRFFDLESTAAGASHRLTPTMEASFGGNVPDWGKGFLVTAADYNFLAAQERFNWEQGASRAWVAKLLVRMLGQDYEAQLMSNRSLSFTDANQVRAADRGYIALATDLGLIRGYTDGSFQPNRIVSRAEMAIFLDRAEKKMASLPPGISVATVIQAQNNSLSVLNEQGGLTALALDNRARIFVGDRQVSATDLKAQDQIRYIQSDNKVVYIEVTQEGNTSTIPHRGEIVHHNTENGLLSIRFEDGKGMQTYPLASNVSIINLQGQDLAVSQLAIGSKVQIGLNPDNRIASILVEAQSFQGSEGTIVELDLTKQLLILSDATGRFLTFTIDEKTDLHYAGRRFATLDDLRKGDLVSVDVDSQQRANSITLLQVQNQGLIQGTVTLVSRDNRIVTVRSTDGQLHAFEMPRNVPIQFNDGTIASFDDIHGNDTVTVTMQNSTVEKVVVHKTSETKGIWGKVVSIVFANKDNGSTIDRDMLIVTDREGNLRSYDIKNNVVLDFDTVNPRLSDLAMNMAIEFELDNGEVSYITMSLAEGTVTRIDSDRNILSVKDEKGSVSSYIVSKDVQVELMHRSRAKLDDVEVDDLIRYRLNDKEEIDRIYVFSSLFGEVTDIDSTRNRIFVRDMDDYSRTYTVSNKLTLKIDGISNPRVSQVERFQWVMVNYWGDTPGEIFVQPPVVGEVLSVESNRSRLTVRHYDGTSRTYNIDSDFQVDKAGVTSNRLSNVEVGDRVRLVLDDEARVHRAIVARMVSGQVDGIHRTLQEVYLQGNNIIGYLVEPDTYVLEKGVRRAFEDIRHHQNVTIYYIRGYKALEVIVH, translated from the coding sequence GTGCGTAAAAGGATTATAAGTACTGTTCTGGCACTTTCTCTCATCGCAACACCCTTAAGCGCTCTGGCTGCACCGATTCAATTCCAAGATGTTACTACCAACTCCATGGAATATAGGCACATCTCGAAACTTTCATCTTTGGGTGTAATCAAAGGGCGAGGCGATGGCACTTTTGGTTCTCGTGATCCCGTAAAACATCTCGAAGCACTCGTTATGGTGATGCGCTTTTTTGACTTGGAATCAACAGCCGCAGGAGCAAGTCATCGTTTGACACCGACGATGGAAGCTTCTTTTGGCGGCAATGTCCCTGACTGGGGCAAAGGGTTTCTCGTTACGGCTGCTGACTACAATTTCTTAGCGGCCCAAGAGCGCTTTAACTGGGAACAAGGCGCCTCTAGAGCCTGGGTGGCCAAACTGCTTGTCCGCATGCTCGGGCAAGATTATGAAGCCCAGTTGATGTCCAATCGCAGCCTTTCTTTTACCGATGCCAATCAAGTGAGAGCAGCCGATCGCGGCTATATTGCTTTGGCCACTGATCTGGGTCTGATTCGAGGCTATACAGATGGTTCTTTCCAGCCGAACCGCATTGTTTCTCGTGCTGAGATGGCGATTTTCCTTGATCGAGCTGAGAAGAAAATGGCTTCACTACCACCAGGTATCTCAGTCGCGACAGTGATTCAAGCGCAAAATAATAGCCTTTCTGTACTGAATGAGCAAGGAGGACTCACTGCGCTGGCTCTTGATAACCGAGCCCGTATCTTTGTAGGCGATCGTCAGGTTAGTGCGACAGACTTAAAAGCACAAGATCAGATTCGCTACATACAGTCTGATAATAAAGTGGTCTATATTGAAGTGACGCAAGAAGGCAACACCTCGACAATACCCCATCGAGGAGAAATCGTGCATCATAACACAGAGAACGGTTTGCTCTCGATTCGTTTTGAAGATGGCAAAGGCATGCAAACCTACCCCCTCGCCTCAAACGTCTCTATTATCAATTTACAGGGACAAGATTTAGCAGTCAGTCAACTCGCCATCGGCAGTAAAGTACAGATTGGCTTGAATCCTGACAATAGAATTGCATCTATCTTAGTAGAAGCGCAGAGTTTTCAAGGCTCTGAAGGCACCATCGTTGAACTAGATTTAACAAAGCAACTGCTTATTCTATCGGATGCAACCGGTCGTTTTCTCACTTTTACGATTGATGAGAAGACCGATCTTCACTACGCCGGTCGTCGCTTTGCCACACTGGACGATCTAAGAAAAGGCGATCTGGTGTCCGTTGATGTTGATAGCCAGCAAAGAGCAAACTCTATAACTTTGTTGCAAGTGCAAAATCAAGGGCTTATTCAAGGAACCGTAACTCTCGTCTCTAGAGACAATCGGATTGTTACTGTTCGATCAACAGATGGACAACTTCATGCTTTTGAGATGCCACGAAACGTTCCAATTCAATTTAATGACGGCACGATTGCCTCCTTCGATGATATCCATGGAAATGATACGGTGACTGTTACGATGCAAAATAGTACTGTAGAAAAAGTTGTCGTGCATAAAACTTCTGAAACAAAAGGAATCTGGGGAAAAGTTGTCTCCATTGTCTTCGCTAACAAAGATAATGGAAGTACAATTGATCGTGATATGCTAATTGTTACGGATCGAGAAGGTAACTTGCGATCGTATGATATCAAAAATAATGTAGTTCTCGATTTTGATACTGTGAATCCTCGACTTTCCGATCTGGCAATGAATATGGCTATTGAGTTTGAACTAGACAATGGTGAAGTTAGTTACATCACGATGAGTCTAGCAGAAGGTACTGTGACACGAATTGATAGCGATCGTAATATTTTGTCCGTAAAAGATGAAAAAGGTTCTGTTTCTAGCTACATTGTTAGTAAAGATGTTCAAGTTGAACTGATGCATCGCTCTCGAGCAAAACTTGATGATGTCGAAGTAGACGATTTGATTCGATACAGATTAAACGACAAGGAAGAAATCGATCGCATTTACGTCTTTTCATCTTTATTTGGCGAAGTTACTGATATCGATAGTACAAGAAACCGTATCTTTGTAAGAGATATGGATGACTATAGCCGAACCTATACGGTTTCTAATAAGCTTACATTGAAAATCGATGGTATCTCTAATCCAAGAGTTTCTCAGGTAGAACGATTCCAGTGGGTCATGGTCAACTACTGGGGTGATACACCGGGAGAGATTTTCGTTCAACCTCCTGTGGTGGGTGAAGTACTCTCTGTTGAATCAAACCGAAGTCGCCTCACTGTGCGCCATTATGACGGTACAAGCCGCACCTACAATATCGACAGTGATTTTCAAGTTGATAAAGCAGGTGTCACTTCTAATAGACTCAGCAATGTAGAGGTAGGCGATCGCGTCCGTCTCGTTCTTGATGATGAAGCACGGGTTCATCGTGCAATTGTGGCCCGCATGGTTAGCGGTCAAGTAGACGGCATTCATCGTACACTACAAGAAGTCTATCTCCAAGGCAATAATATTATCGGTTATCTCGTAGAACCAGATACTTATGTCTTGGAAAAGGGTGTTCGTCGTGCTTTTGAAGATATTAGGCATCATCAAAATGTAACCATTTACTATATACGCGGTTACAAAGCTTTGGAAGTCATTGTGCATTAA
- a CDS encoding sensor histidine kinase — protein sequence MKLTRRFVFSFLSVAALAIFLTLLLSNLTVQKSFQDYVSNRQDQDIGLIKESVIREFREQGTLSPPSRTWLAHMAVMDGYHIVITDRQKRILWQSPIPKHEHGAPQEQWQEQSFPLYYQDQVTAHLYIHYRAAKFFWADPDIAFVKHLNQNLLIAGLVTILLSLLVSYLLGRHFARPLIVMTEVTQKLQQGDLSQRVNLTAENLDMSDSNQKMKKPEGSLAEAEAIDELVQLAHSINHLAQSLEEQEKLRKTLTADVAHELRTPLTTLQSHIEAFLDGLWEPDDKKLRICLHECERLKKLTHDLEVLASSEVKLSYQKEPINLALLASETLEFYQSRALEKKIELQLQIEKAQKSDYILLGDRYRLMQLISNLLDNAVKYTDPGGSLCLSLQQEKVKEVAPNGTTNLKKVIVLRISDTGPGIATTDIPYIFERFYRGDKSRRRLTGGSGIGLAIVKAVAQGHGGTVEVEKSTSEGTTMKVTFEAC from the coding sequence ATGAAACTGACCCGACGTTTTGTCTTTTCATTTCTTTCTGTGGCCGCCTTGGCCATCTTTTTGACGCTTTTGCTGAGCAATCTGACAGTCCAAAAAAGCTTTCAAGACTACGTAAGCAATCGACAAGATCAAGACATCGGCTTAATCAAAGAATCCGTCATCAGGGAATTTCGAGAACAAGGCACCTTGTCACCGCCCTCTCGAACCTGGTTGGCTCACATGGCTGTTATGGACGGCTACCATATTGTTATTACAGACAGGCAAAAACGCATATTATGGCAAAGTCCCATTCCTAAGCACGAGCATGGTGCGCCGCAAGAGCAGTGGCAAGAACAGTCTTTTCCTTTGTATTATCAGGATCAAGTAACAGCCCATCTTTACATCCATTATAGAGCGGCCAAATTTTTCTGGGCTGACCCTGATATCGCTTTTGTCAAGCACTTGAATCAAAACTTATTGATTGCCGGACTGGTCACGATCCTTCTTTCGCTCTTGGTAAGCTATTTATTGGGTCGCCATTTTGCCAGACCTTTAATCGTAATGACTGAAGTGACCCAAAAACTACAACAAGGCGATCTTTCACAACGGGTAAATCTGACTGCAGAAAATCTCGATATGTCAGATAGTAATCAGAAGATGAAAAAACCAGAAGGAAGCTTGGCAGAAGCTGAGGCGATTGATGAACTTGTGCAACTGGCCCACTCCATCAATCATTTGGCCCAATCTTTAGAAGAACAAGAAAAATTGCGCAAAACCTTAACGGCCGATGTGGCTCATGAACTACGCACACCTCTCACAACTTTACAAAGTCATATTGAAGCTTTTCTAGATGGATTATGGGAACCTGATGATAAAAAGCTACGAATCTGCCTTCATGAGTGCGAGCGATTGAAGAAGCTGACCCACGATCTGGAGGTTCTCGCTTCTTCAGAAGTAAAACTCTCCTATCAGAAAGAGCCTATCAATCTGGCTCTGCTTGCGTCGGAAACCCTAGAGTTCTACCAATCTAGAGCTTTAGAAAAAAAGATTGAGTTGCAACTGCAAATTGAAAAAGCACAAAAGAGTGATTATATACTCCTAGGGGATCGCTACCGATTGATGCAATTGATAAGCAATCTTTTGGATAATGCCGTTAAATACACAGACCCAGGTGGTTCCCTTTGCCTATCATTGCAACAGGAAAAAGTGAAAGAAGTAGCACCAAATGGCACCACAAACCTCAAAAAAGTTATTGTCTTACGCATATCCGATACAGGCCCCGGCATTGCCACGACTGATATCCCTTATATATTCGAACGCTTTTATCGCGGTGACAAATCTCGTCGTCGACTCACAGGCGGTTCTGGTATCGGTCTGGCCATTGTAAAAGCTGTGGCCCAAGGCCATGGAGGAACCGTAGAAGTGGAAAAGTCTACATCAGAAGGCACAACTATGAAAGTTACCTTTGAAGCTTGCTAA
- a CDS encoding sigma 54-interacting transcriptional regulator — MQSHFPSLTTKNQAMLELLRLANQLASKDLTILIYGEAGSGKEVLAHYIHQNSHRKNKPFITINCSTFTGSLLAKSLPDNKSPCHHIKENVVSHRFEFHSLNPTIFDLADQGTILLQEVAEASPETQALLLRILEKKEFSFANGMSSWQSNTRILASTKVNLEGQVQEGLFRQDLFYRLDMVRLTMPPLRKRLEDIPLLIKNFTQEEESNRLFFSAEAMAVLQTYSWPGNIAQLKQLLSWLSGACRNSIVNLEHLPETIGSALTNKESGKRMERDSFVSTAGALSQPYWMESVAASVNASLNQSLATYPAGEPIALQALLENLHTSFDRFSKHLIDKTLEKTKGDHQLAARLLGLTPRQLRYLYREKTL, encoded by the coding sequence TTGCAGTCGCACTTTCCTTCTCTTACAACAAAAAACCAAGCTATGTTGGAGCTATTGCGTTTGGCCAATCAACTGGCATCGAAGGATCTTACTATACTCATTTACGGGGAAGCAGGTAGCGGTAAGGAAGTGCTTGCTCATTATATTCATCAGAATAGCCATCGTAAAAACAAGCCTTTTATCACGATCAATTGTAGTACCTTTACCGGCTCTTTGTTAGCCAAAAGCCTTCCTGACAATAAAAGTCCCTGTCATCATATAAAGGAGAATGTAGTATCCCATCGCTTTGAATTCCATTCTCTCAATCCGACTATTTTTGACTTGGCTGATCAAGGAACCATATTGCTTCAAGAAGTCGCTGAAGCTTCTCCTGAGACCCAAGCTCTGCTATTGCGTATCTTGGAAAAGAAAGAGTTTTCTTTTGCCAATGGCATGTCTTCTTGGCAAAGTAATACTCGAATTTTAGCGTCTACAAAGGTAAACTTAGAAGGACAGGTACAAGAAGGCCTCTTTCGACAAGATCTTTTTTATCGTCTTGACATGGTACGTCTAACAATGCCTCCCTTGCGAAAACGGCTAGAGGATATTCCTCTGTTAATAAAAAACTTTACACAAGAAGAGGAGAGCAATCGTCTGTTCTTTTCAGCCGAAGCGATGGCTGTTTTGCAAACATATTCTTGGCCCGGTAACATAGCTCAATTAAAGCAACTTCTCTCTTGGCTTAGCGGAGCTTGTCGCAACTCCATCGTGAATCTAGAGCATTTACCAGAAACAATAGGTAGCGCTTTGACCAACAAAGAAAGTGGCAAAAGGATGGAGCGTGACTCCTTTGTTTCTACAGCAGGAGCGCTTAGCCAGCCTTACTGGATGGAAAGTGTTGCTGCGTCGGTAAATGCATCTCTGAACCAATCCCTTGCTACCTATCCTGCTGGTGAGCCCATAGCTTTGCAAGCTTTGCTAGAAAACCTCCACACCTCTTTCGATCGTTTCTCGAAACATTTAATTGATAAGACGTTGGAGAAAACGAAAGGCGATCACCAACTCGCAGCGCGACTTCTTGGTCTAACACCACGACAATTGCGTTATCTCTATCGTGAAAAAACCCTTTAG